The following are encoded in a window of Castanea sativa cultivar Marrone di Chiusa Pesio chromosome 9, ASM4071231v1 genomic DNA:
- the LOC142610324 gene encoding transcription initiation factor IIB yields the protein MSDAYCSDCKRQTEVVFDHSAGDTVCSECGLVLESHSIDETSEWRTFANESGDNDPVRVGGPTNPLLADGGLSTVIAKPNGATGEFLSSSLGRWQNRGSNPDRGLILAFKTIATMSDRLGLVATIKDRANEIYKRVEDQKSSRGRNQDALLAACLYIACRQEDKPRTVKEICSVANGATKKEIGRAKEYIVKQLGLENGQSVEMGTIHAGDFMRRFCSNLGMNNQAVKAAQEAVTKSEEFDIRRSPISIAAAVIYIITQLSDDKKPLKDISVATGVAEGTIRNSYKDLYPHVSKIIPSWYAKEEDLKNLCSP from the exons ATGTCAGATGCGTATTGCTCAGACTGTAAGCGGCAGACGGAGGTGGTGTTCGACCACTCGGCCGGCGACACCGTGTGTTCGGAGTGCGGGTTGGTGTTGGAGTCGCACTCGATCGACGAGACCTCCGAGTGGAGGACTTTCGCGAACGAGTCGGGCGATAACGACCCGGTTCGTGTCGGCGGGCCGACCAACCCGCTCTTGGCCGACGGAGGGCTCTCCACCGTCATCGCCAAGCCCAACGGCGCCACCGGAGAGTTCCTCTCCTCCTCCCTCGGCCGATGGCAGAATCGCGGTTCCAATCCCGATCGTGGCCTCATTCTAGCGTTCAAAACGATTGCGACTATGTCCGATAG GTTGGGCCTTGTTGCAACCATTAAG GACCGGGCTAATGAGATATATAAGAGGGTGGAAGATCAGAAGTCTAGTAGAGGAAGAAATCAGGATGCTCTATTGGCTGCTTGTCTGTACATTGCTTGTCGGCAAGAAGACAAGCCACGCACTGTAAAGG AAATATGCTCTGTCGCTAATGGAGCCACAAAGAAGGAAATTGGCCGAGCAAAAGAATACATAGTGAAACAACTGGGGTTGGAGAATGGTCAGTCGGTGGAGATGGGAACAATACATGCTGGGGACTTTATG AGGCGGTTTTGTTCCAATCTTGGTATGAATAATCAAGCGGTTAAAGCTGCCCAGGAAGCTGTTACAAAATCAGAAGAGTTTGATATAAG GAGGAGCCCTATATCAATTGCAGCAGCAGTAATTTATATTATCACTCAGCTATCAGATGACAAGAAACCTCTCAAAG ATATTTCAGTTGCCACTGGAGTTGCAGAAGGGACAATAAGAAATTCCTACAAGGATCTTTATCCCCATGTATCAAAGATAATACCAAGCTGGTATGCTAAGGAGGAGGATCTGAAGAATCTTTGCAGCCCTTGA